CCAAAGCACTTCAACTCCTCCGAACGTAGACGTCAGGGCGCCGTGCTTGCTCGCGTTAGTCGCAAGTTCGTGAAAGATCATGTGAAGCGACAAAGCAAGGCGTGGTTCAAGAACGATATCTGGCCCACCGACGAGGATTCGATCGTTCAGAAAGGTGGCGTGTGGCTTAAGCGTTCGATCGAGCAGCTCCGCCAGAGAGACGCGATTGTCGCGCGCGCTCTCAATCAGGCTGTAGGCGTCCGATAGATTTGCGAGTCTCGCCATGAGGGCGAAGCGATAGTCATCTGCCGTGCTCGCCTCAGTGCTGTTGACGAAACATTGAACTACCGTGAGAAGATTGCGGATGCGATGCTGAAGTTCTCTGATCAGCAGTTCAAGTGACGCGTCGCGCTCTGAATGGGCAACCTCGTAAGGCGGAATTACTGTCGCGCGCTCGAATGAATCGGAGATGGTCGGTCTCATATGTTTCACTTGTTGCTGGGGCATACAATGTGGCTAACAACCACGACAGATGGTCAGCTTCTTTCTATCGAACCAAGCGTCCAGAACCCCCTGCGTGGCGTTGAAAATCGTGATGGACTTTTGTACGGCATCGACTTCCGCAGAGTTCGGAGCAAAGGTTCTCCCCCGCGGCTGTACGCGTACGCTCTCGGCTACGCCTGCGCCAGCCACAGGTGGCGGAGCCGAGGCTGGTTCAGCCATTGCGGCTAGAGGTGTTACACTGAAGG
This portion of the Bradyrhizobium sp. AZCC 2262 genome encodes:
- a CDS encoding sensor histidine kinase; its protein translation is MRPTISDSFERATVIPPYEVAHSERDASLELLIRELQHRIRNLLTVVQCFVNSTEASTADDYRFALMARLANLSDAYSLIESARDNRVSLAELLDRTLKPHATFLNDRILVGGPDIVLEPRLALSLHMIFHELATNASKHGALTSTFGGVEVLWDVRSDGEGHALAVQWREHGGPEVHKPRHKGFGLRLISKVLAGAQVDMDFAPAGLLCRLLVEIDP